A portion of the Gossypium arboreum isolate Shixiya-1 chromosome 8, ASM2569848v2, whole genome shotgun sequence genome contains these proteins:
- the LOC108469318 gene encoding auxin-responsive protein SAUR36-like, producing MRKIRGFKIGKRLVRISRWFIRKARNPRGYCRLTRSESESFCKSKSFSKLISWGQRLTKGAKSICSSKPGSGYVPIGQDPINEKLTEVPKGHLAVYIGQKDGDYHRVLVPVIYFNHPLFGELLREAEEEYGFSHQGGITIPCRLSEFERVQTRVAAGTGGRKMVWKRHHH from the coding sequence ATGAGAAAGATAAGAGGCTTCAAGATCGGAAAACGGTTGGTCCGGATCTCGAGGTGGTTCATTCGCAAAGCTCGGAACCCACGTGGGTACTGTCGCCTGACACGATCAGAATCAGAATCGTTTTGTAAGTCCAAGTCTTTCTCGAAGCTCATTAGTTGGGGTCAACGCTTGACAAAAGGGGCTAAATCTATATGCTCATCAAAGCCCGGGTCGGGTTACGTTCCTATTGGTCAAGACCCAATCAACGAGAAGCTTACGGAAGTTCCGAAAGGACACTTGGCCGTCTATATCGGCCAAAAAGACGGCGACTACCATAGAGTTTTGGTGCCGGTTATTTATTTTAACCACCCTTTGTTCGGCGAGCTATTAAGGGAAGCCGAAGAGGAGTATGGGTTTAGCCACCAAGGAGGTATCACCATTCCCTGTCGGCTCTCGGAGTTTGAGAGGGTCCAGACTCGTGTCGCAGCTGGAACCGGTGGAAGGAAAATGGTATGGAAGCGCCACCACCATTGA